One region of Ananas comosus cultivar F153 linkage group 9, ASM154086v1, whole genome shotgun sequence genomic DNA includes:
- the LOC109714805 gene encoding uncharacterized protein At4g14450, chloroplastic-like: protein MDATEESMQKNSKLQRQKSRLQMQAPSAIQVGRAEPAAVAEWRAAIPLLSPLDVSTAAAAAAADEVKAADGGAWRHPAAPFYYEPVPGNAPAFVFSYCA from the coding sequence ATGGATGCAACAGAAGAGAGCATGCAGAAAAACAGCAAGCTGCAGCGGCAGAAGAGCCGGCTCCAGATGCAGGCGCCATCCGCCATCCAGGTTGGCCGCGCCGAGCCCGCCGCGGTAGCCGAGTGGAGGGCCGCCATCCCCCTCCTCTCCCCGCTCGACGTCTCGactgcagcggcggcggcggctgcagaCGAAGTAAAAGCCGCCGACGGCGGCGCGTGGAGGCATCCGGCCGCTCCGTTTTACTACGAGCCCGTGCCCGGAAATGCGCCGGCCTTTGTCTTCTCGTACTGTGCGTAA
- the LOC109715279 gene encoding poly [ADP-ribose] polymerase 1 isoform X2 — protein MWNHASCIFKKGSQIKSLDDVEGYDLLRWDDQQQLRKYVEGGLSSTTAVANNECAIEVSQTSRAACRRCNQKIMKGTVRVSTKPEGQGAKGLAWHHVNCFVEMSPSTNLEKIYGWDTLSLQDKETVFALVKKGVSGKKADEHSQQATSKGTKRKKGDGNSHACKVPRLEESNLEGGIPRMGNAVDSGQSSSNSNELERKLKEQSDALWKIKDELKKHVTVAELREVLEANDQDSAGSEYDLRDRCADGMLFGALASCPICSGSLHYSGGEYRCHGYVSAWSKCSYSTTEPVRLKEKWKIPRETSNEYLIKWFKTQKVKKLTRVLPPPSPAKTLSSKVGMQTQSSNGEALGNLKVALVGKSKQEIEKWSQKLDAAGAKVHAKIKKDTNCLAVCGELDSDNAEIKKARRMKLPIVREEYLDECVRKNKMLPAALYKVESASESSRSSTVTVKVKGRSAVHEASGLQDAGHILEVGKSIYNTTLNMSDLSTGVNSYYILQVIEEDKGSQCYVFRKWGRVGNDRIGGTKLEEMSKSDAIQEFRRLFLEKTGNPWEAWEQKQFQKQPGKFYPLDIDYGVKQLPKKKDPAKEKSSLPPQLIELMKMLFNVETYRAAMLEFEINMSEMPLGKLSKENIQKGFEALTEIQNLLSSEGGHDPAVRESLLIDSSNRFFTLIPSIHPHVIRHDEEFKAKVKMLEALQDIEIASRLVGFDGENDESLDEKYKKLRCDLTPLPHDSEDYKLVEKYLLNTHAPTHKDWTLELEEVFTLEREGEFDKYAPYRDKLQNKMLLWHGSRLTNFIGILSQGLRIAPPEAPATGYMFGKGIYFADLVSKSAQYCYVDKKDPVGLMLLSEVALGEVHELKKATYMDKPPKGKHSTKGLGKTVPLESEFVKWKEDVIVPCGKPVPSSIRASELLYNEYIVYNTAQVKMQFLLKVRFHHKR, from the exons GTACGTGTCTCGACCAAGCCTGAGGGACAAGGTGCAAAGGGTCTAGCATGGCACCATGTCAATTGTTTTGTGGAGATGTCTCCATCCACGAATCTTGAGAAAATTTATGGTTGGGATACACTATCACTTCAAGATAAGGAAACTGTTTTTGCACTTGTCAAGAAGGGTGTTTCTGGCAAAAAAGCAG ACGAGCATTCACAGCAAGCAACTTCAAAAGGTACTAAGCGAAAGAAAGGTGATGGCAACAGCCATGCATGTAAGGTTCCCAGACTTGAGGAGAGTAATTTGGAAGGTGGAATTCCAAGAATGGGAAATGCTGTTGACTCTGGTCAATCCAGTTCTAATTCGAATGAACTGGAAAGAAAGCTAAAAGAGCAAAGTGATGCGCTGTGGAAAATAAAAGATGAGCTTAAAAAGCATGTAACTGTTGCAGAACTTAGGGAGGTGCTTGAAGCTAACGATCAGGATTCGGCAGGATCAGAATATGATCTACGTGATCGTTG TGCTGATGGAATGCTTTTTGGAGCATTGGCTAGCTGCCCTATATGTTCGGGTTCCCTTCACTACTCTGGAGGTGAATACCGTTGCCATGGTTATGTGTCAGCATGGAGTAAATGTTCATACTCCACAACTGAACCTGTCCGTCTTAAGGAGAAGTGGAAAATTCCTAGAGAGACAAGTAACGAATATCTAATCAAG TGGTTCAAGACTCAAAAGGTGAAAAAGCTTACTAGAGTTCTTCCCCCGCCATCACCTGCTAAAACTTTGAGTAGTAAAGTTGGCATGCAGACTCAGTCATCTAATGGTGAAGCGCTAGGAAACTTGAAAGTAGCTTTAGTTGGAAAATCCAAGCAAGAAATT GAAAAATGGAGCCAAAAACTTGATGCTGCTGGGGCTAAAGTTcatgccaaaattaaaaaag ATACTAACTGTTTGGCCGTATGCGGAGAGTTGGATAGTGATAATGCTGAAATCAAGAAAGCCAG GAGGATGAAGTTACCCATAGTGAGGGAAGAGTACCTTGATGAATGTGTTAGAAAGAACAAAATGCTTCCTGCTGCTTTATATAAAGTCGAGTCGGCGTCGGAGTCTTCAAGAAGCAGCACAGTTACTGTTAAAGTAAAAGGACGCAGTGCAGTGCATGAGGCCTCTGGTTTGCAAGATGCAGGTCATATTCTTGAGGTCGGGAAAAGCATATACAATACAACCTTGAATATGTCCGACCTTTCAACTGGTGTAAACAG TTACTATATTCTTCAAGTCATTGAAGAGGATAAAGGGTCACAATGTTATGTATTTCGAAAGTGGGGGCGAGTTGGCAATGATAGAATTGGTGGTACCAAGTTGGAAGAGATGTCAAAGTCTGATGCAATTCAGGAATTCAGAAGACTCTTTCTTGAAAAGACTGGAAACCCTTGGGAAGCATGGGAGCAAAAGCAATTCCAGAAGCAACCAGGAAAATTTTATCCACTAGATATT GACTACGGCGTCAAGCAATTGCCTAAGAAAAAAGACCCTGCTAAGGAGAAAAGCTCGCTTCCCCCTCAGTTGATTGAACTAATGAAGATGCTTTTTAATGTTGAAACTTACAG GGCTGCTATGTTGGAGTTCGAAATAAATATGTCTGAAATGCCACTGGGAAAACTGAGCAAAGAGAATATCCAGAAGG GGTTTGAAGCTTTAACAGAGATACAAAATTTGTTGAGTAGTGAGGGTGGACATGATCCAGCAGTTAGAGAAAGCTTGCTTATTGATTCAAGTAACCGTTTTTTCACTCTAATTCCTTCGATTCATCCTCATGTCATAAGACATGATGAAGAATTCAAGGCAAAA GTAAAAATGCTTGAAGCGCTTCAGGACATTGAAATTGCTTCTAGACTTGTTGGCTTTGATGGTGAAAATGATGAATCTCTTGATGAAAAGTACAAGAAGCTCCGATGTGATCTTACTCCCCTACCTCATGATAGTGAAGATTATAAATTGGTTGAGAAGTATCTCCTCAACACACACGCTCCTACTCACAAG GATTGGACTCTTGAACTGGAGGAAGTTTTTACACTTGAAAGAGAAGGAGAGTTCGATAAGTATGCACCTTACAGAGATAAACTCCAGAACAAGATGCTGCTGTGGCATG GTTCAAGATTGACAAACTTCATTGGTATTCTGAGTCAAGGTTTGAGGATAGCACCTCCTGAGGCTCCAGCAACAGGCTAcatg TTTGGCAAAGGCATCTACTTCGCTGACCTAGTGAGTAAGAGCGCGCAATATTGTTATGTGGACAAAAAAGATCCAGTGGGTTTGATGCTTCTTAGTGAGGTTGCTTTGGGGGAGGTGCATGAGCTCAAGAAAGCTACG TATATGGATAAACCGCCGAAAGGGAAGCATTCTACTAAAGGTTTGGGTAAGACGGTACCTTTGGAATCGGAGTTTGTGAAGTGGAAGGAGGATGTCATTGTCCCTTGTGGTAAACCAGTTCCTTCATCCATCCGAGCGTCGGAGCTGCTGTACAATGAGTACATTGTCTATAATACTGCTCAG GTCAAGATGCAGTTCTTGCTGAAGGTGAGATTTCATCACAAGAGGTGA